The following are from one region of the Syngnathus typhle isolate RoL2023-S1 ecotype Sweden linkage group LG22, RoL_Styp_1.0, whole genome shotgun sequence genome:
- the ptrhd1 gene encoding putative peptidyl-tRNA hydrolase PTRHD1, which translates to MAASGAAGSPGRLVQYVVVRSDLVHKLSWPLGAVITQACHAATAAVHLHYGDGDTQRYLAELDSMHKVVLAAPDEAALSGLSESLNQAGVAHKLWIEQPENIATCLALKPYPKETVQPLLRKFKLFK; encoded by the exons ATGGCTGCCTCGGGAGCCGCCGGTTCCCCTGGCCGCCTGGTGCAGTACGTCGTGGTCCGTTCGGATCTGGTCCACAAGCTGTCGTGGCCGCTGGGAGCCGTCATCACGCAGGCATGCCACGCCGCTACCGCCGCCGTGCACCTGCACTACGGCGACGGGGACACGCAACGCTACCTGGCCGAGCTGGACTCCATGCACAAAGTGGTGCTCGCC GCACCGGATGAGGCTGCGCTCTCGGGGTTATCGGAGAGCCTGAACCAGGCCGGAGTGGCTCACAAGCTTTGGATTGAGCAGCCTGAGAACATAGCCACCTGTCTGGCATTGAAGCCGTACCCCAAAGAAACGGTTCAGCCTCTGCTCCGCAAGTTCAAGCTCTTCAAGTGA